One genomic window of Gammaproteobacteria bacterium includes the following:
- the dapF gene encoding diaminopimelate epimerase → MTADRPRAGARFFKGHGLGNDYLVFPFGDGWAASREAVRAVCDRWRGVGADGIVLHSSPDERPWRLRMFNPDGSEFERSGNGLRVFAACAASRGWIGHEGFAVEAGGDRIRMRVEEHLGAGLYDVSVEMGRASLDPADAGLAPGREGRPLAHPAEGTLDCTLVSVGNPHCVVFTDDLSEAALSRLGPFLTAHDAFRAGVNVQLARAVSRGSIEIAIWERGVGRTRASGTSSCAAAVAAARRGVVDYGDVEVRMEGGTLQVYVSPELEVVLRGPVQEVASGRLSDGFLDALRTAALERGSPALPSMGSRSSTNRT, encoded by the coding sequence GTGACCGCCGACCGTCCACGCGCCGGAGCGCGGTTCTTCAAGGGCCACGGCCTGGGCAACGACTATCTCGTCTTCCCGTTCGGGGATGGATGGGCCGCGTCGCGCGAGGCGGTACGCGCGGTCTGCGACCGATGGCGGGGCGTGGGCGCGGACGGCATCGTCCTGCACTCGTCGCCGGACGAGCGCCCGTGGCGCCTGCGCATGTTCAACCCGGACGGCTCCGAGTTCGAGCGGAGCGGCAACGGCCTGCGCGTCTTCGCGGCGTGCGCGGCGTCGCGGGGCTGGATCGGCCACGAGGGGTTCGCGGTGGAGGCAGGAGGAGACCGCATCCGCATGCGCGTGGAAGAACACCTGGGCGCCGGGCTCTACGACGTCTCCGTCGAGATGGGCCGCGCATCGCTCGACCCGGCCGATGCCGGGCTCGCTCCCGGACGGGAGGGGCGGCCGCTGGCGCACCCGGCCGAGGGAACGCTCGACTGTACGCTGGTGAGCGTCGGCAACCCGCACTGCGTGGTGTTCACCGACGACCTGTCGGAAGCAGCCCTCTCGCGCCTTGGTCCCTTCCTGACGGCCCACGATGCATTCCGTGCGGGCGTGAACGTGCAGCTGGCCCGGGCGGTCTCGCGCGGCTCCATCGAAATCGCGATCTGGGAACGGGGCGTGGGGCGCACCCGGGCCTCGGGAACCAGCTCCTGCGCGGCGGCGGTTGCGGCCGCGAGGCGCGGAGTCGTGGACTACGGCGATGTCGAAGTGCGCATGGAGGGCGGCACGCTGCAGGTGTACGTGTCCCCGGAGCTGGAGGTTGTCCTGCGGGGGCCGGTGCAGGAGGTGGCGAGCGGCCGGCTGTCGGATGGATTCCTGGACGCGCTGCGAACGGCGGCCCTGGAGCGGGGTTCGCCCGCATTGCCGTCGATGGGTTCCCGTTCATCGACAAACAGGACATAA
- the pdxH gene encoding pyridoxamine 5'-phosphate oxidase: MSLRSNLRLVFSLGRGLTRGLPDADPGLDPIQLFGQWFEAARKAGMLLPEAMTLATASADGAPSARMVLLKDFAEDGFEFYTNLGSRKADELTANPRAALCFHWGVLQRQVRVEGDVTQLSRETSAAYFRTRPRGSQVGAWASRQSEPLGDRGMLARRVREIEKRFEGGEVPLPDFWGGFRLHPQRIEFWQGRTDRLHDRLLFQREGDGWSSRRLHP, encoded by the coding sequence ATGTCGCTCAGATCCAATCTTCGCCTCGTCTTCTCGCTCGGACGCGGCCTGACCCGCGGGCTCCCGGATGCGGATCCCGGCCTCGACCCAATTCAGCTCTTCGGGCAGTGGTTCGAAGCCGCGCGCAAGGCCGGCATGCTTCTGCCCGAGGCGATGACCCTTGCGACCGCGTCCGCCGATGGTGCGCCCAGCGCGCGCATGGTGCTGCTCAAGGACTTCGCCGAGGACGGGTTCGAGTTCTACACCAACCTGGGCAGCCGCAAGGCGGATGAGCTGACCGCCAATCCCCGGGCCGCCCTCTGTTTTCACTGGGGTGTGCTCCAGCGCCAGGTGCGCGTCGAGGGCGACGTCACCCAACTGAGCCGGGAGACCTCGGCCGCCTACTTCCGCACTCGCCCCCGCGGGAGCCAGGTCGGCGCGTGGGCGTCGCGGCAGAGCGAGCCGCTGGGGGACCGTGGGATGCTGGCGCGCCGGGTGCGCGAGATCGAGAAGAGGTTCGAGGGCGGGGAAGTGCCTCTGCCCGATTTCTGGGGCGGCTTCCGCCTGCATCCCCAGCGCATCGAATTCTGGCAGGGGCGCACGGACCGGCTGCACGATCGTCTTCTCTTCCAGCGTGAGGGGGATGGGTGGAGCAGCCGGCGGCTTCATCCCTAG
- a CDS encoding FAD-dependent oxidoreductase, with translation MSTFRVVVVGGGLVGLCSAWQLARRGVDVVVLERAGLGAGASRGNAGIVAAGHPPLNRPGKVRQSLPRLFDERSPLYVRSRRDPGVWRWLAEFARHCTRRHERRCLETLAPLGLDTLDCFDAMVDEEGIACDYRSGNYLEVCVGGKAMAKARADAALMRGRGYHPEVVDGGQARELEPALDPRVAGGVLFPETRILDPYLFLLGLAEAARRRGVSIREGVAVRRLMVAGGTVRGVETADGGRVDADAVVLATGPFSPALAEQAGSRLPIQPGKGYHREVAVGPGGAPAMRVACTNRETGIICTPLEGRVRFVGTMEFAGYDLELNPVRLEQLTLKPRAWLPGLGDAPPVSQWCGLRPMSPDGLPFIGPVGDVAGLSVAVGHGNLGLTLSAVTGEMVANHVTGTADPRLAPFSPARFGR, from the coding sequence ATGTCCACTTTTCGCGTCGTCGTCGTGGGCGGAGGCCTCGTCGGTCTCTGCTCGGCGTGGCAACTGGCGCGGCGTGGAGTGGACGTCGTCGTGCTCGAGCGCGCCGGGCTGGGCGCGGGCGCCTCGCGCGGCAACGCCGGGATCGTGGCCGCCGGGCATCCTCCGCTGAACCGGCCGGGCAAGGTCCGCCAGTCGCTGCCGCGCCTCTTCGACGAGCGGAGTCCCCTGTACGTGCGGTCGCGCCGAGACCCGGGCGTCTGGCGCTGGCTGGCCGAGTTCGCCCGGCACTGTACCCGCCGGCACGAGAGGCGCTGTCTGGAGACGCTGGCTCCGCTGGGGCTGGATACGCTCGACTGCTTCGATGCCATGGTGGACGAGGAGGGGATCGCCTGCGACTACCGGAGCGGGAACTACCTGGAGGTCTGCGTCGGCGGGAAGGCCATGGCGAAGGCACGGGCCGATGCGGCGCTGATGCGCGGGCGCGGTTACCACCCCGAAGTCGTGGACGGCGGCCAGGCTCGCGAGCTTGAGCCGGCGCTCGATCCCCGGGTGGCGGGCGGAGTCCTGTTTCCCGAAACCCGCATTCTGGACCCGTATCTCTTCCTCCTCGGTCTGGCGGAGGCCGCGCGCCGGAGAGGCGTCTCGATCCGCGAGGGGGTGGCGGTGCGACGCCTCATGGTCGCAGGTGGGACGGTGCGGGGCGTGGAGACCGCCGATGGCGGGCGGGTCGACGCCGACGCGGTCGTACTGGCCACCGGTCCGTTCAGTCCGGCGCTGGCGGAACAGGCCGGCAGCCGCCTCCCCATTCAGCCCGGAAAGGGATACCACCGCGAGGTGGCCGTGGGACCGGGCGGGGCGCCCGCCATGCGCGTCGCCTGCACCAATCGCGAGACGGGCATCATCTGCACGCCGCTGGAAGGGCGGGTGCGTTTCGTGGGGACGATGGAATTCGCCGGCTACGACCTGGAGCTCAACCCTGTCCGGCTCGAACAGCTCACGCTGAAGCCCCGTGCCTGGCTGCCCGGCCTGGGGGACGCGCCACCGGTGTCGCAGTGGTGCGGTCTCCGGCCGATGTCCCCGGACGGGCTGCCCTTCATCGGCCCTGTCGGCGATGTCGCCGGCCTGTCGGTGGCGGTGGGTCACGGCAACCTGGGGCTCACGCTGTCGGCGGTGACGGGCGAAATGGTCGCCAATCACGTTACGGGCACCGCTGACCCGCGCCTGGCACCCTTTTCCCCCGCCCGCTTCGGGCGGTAG
- a CDS encoding PQQ-dependent sugar dehydrogenase has translation MVDDLSNPWAVAWLPDGDMLVTERPGRLRIVRDGTLLRDPVEGVPAVRARGQGGLLDVAPHPDFAGNRLLYLSFAAQHDDGGSSTMVVRGRFENDALTGVEEVWVAQSRGRDHFGSRIAFDADNYLYITAGDRQVSPRGGLSELSAHPAQDLSTHHGVVVRLHDDGRIPADNPFVGQEGVLQDIYSYGHRNAQGMAFHPETGDLWLNEHGPQGGDEVNLILPGRNYGWPVVGYGVNYGSGSRIHVGSHRDGMEPPAHYWVPSIATSGLMIYTGDRFPQWRGSMFVGGLAGQQLARLTLDGQTVTGEETLVRRQGRIRDVRQGPDGLIYLVFDRPGMVARLEPGS, from the coding sequence GTGGTCGACGACCTGAGCAACCCGTGGGCGGTGGCCTGGCTCCCCGACGGGGACATGCTGGTGACCGAGCGGCCGGGCCGGCTGCGCATCGTGCGCGACGGCACGCTGCTGCGCGACCCCGTCGAGGGCGTGCCGGCAGTGCGCGCGCGCGGCCAGGGCGGCCTCCTGGACGTGGCGCCGCACCCGGACTTCGCCGGCAATCGCCTGCTCTACCTGAGCTTTGCGGCCCAGCATGACGACGGCGGTTCGAGCACCATGGTCGTCCGGGGCCGCTTCGAGAACGACGCGCTCACCGGGGTCGAGGAGGTCTGGGTCGCCCAGTCCCGGGGCCGTGACCACTTCGGTTCGCGCATCGCCTTCGACGCCGACAACTACCTCTACATCACCGCGGGCGACCGTCAGGTGTCTCCCCGGGGCGGGCTCTCCGAGCTGTCGGCCCATCCCGCGCAGGACCTCTCCACCCACCACGGCGTGGTCGTCCGCCTGCACGACGACGGCCGCATCCCGGCCGACAACCCGTTCGTCGGACAGGAGGGAGTGCTCCAGGACATCTACAGCTACGGTCACCGCAACGCCCAGGGCATGGCCTTTCACCCCGAAACCGGGGACCTGTGGCTGAACGAGCACGGGCCGCAGGGGGGCGACGAAGTCAACCTGATCCTTCCGGGCCGCAACTACGGCTGGCCGGTGGTCGGATACGGGGTCAACTACGGGAGCGGGTCGAGGATCCACGTGGGCAGCCACCGGGACGGAATGGAGCCGCCCGCGCACTACTGGGTGCCCTCCATCGCCACCTCGGGGCTGATGATCTACACCGGCGACCGCTTCCCGCAGTGGCGCGGCTCCATGTTCGTGGGCGGGCTGGCCGGCCAGCAGTTGGCGCGGCTGACCCTCGACGGGCAAACCGTCACCGGCGAGGAGACGCTGGTCCGCCGCCAGGGCCGCATCCGCGACGTGCGCCAGGGCCCGGACGGGCTCATCTACCTGGTGTTCGACCGGCCCGGCATGGTCGCCCGCCTGGAGCCGGGCAGCTAG
- a CDS encoding SLC13 family permease — MAEHDKQTSPRGRAIGFWLGAGCFLLLLAFPIDPANLPASRLAAVASLMAIWWVSNALPLFATAILPLVLFPLFGIMSGNDVAPVYFNSTIVLFLGGFMIALTMERWNLHKRIALGIIHAVGGGPARIILGFMVAAAFLSMWISNTATAVMMVPIGLAMVLQVEETAGTTHSRTFTIALMLGIAYGCSMGGLTTLVGTPPNLSFQRIFQIIFPEAPPIDFGTWIVMGLPIGVTMIGVAWLLLTQVLYRPSPEVRIERDVLERERAGLGPISFEERSVAIVFAMTALLWVFRRDLELGFATVPGWSNLLPYAGMIDDGTVAIAMASVLFFIPTRNRAPRTVGVGAGRAIPKWLGALGWAVRFGTANRVMGAEVIPRLPWNIVLLFGGGFALAAGFQGTGLANIIGNQFQGLGGLPDFAVILLVCLTLTFLTELTSNLATTEMILPILASVAVLTGMNPLMLMVPATLSASCAFMMPVATPPNAIVFGSDRISVGEMARAGIVLNLIGALVIATVVLTLGETVFGIESGVMPDWATEAAAGEVGG; from the coding sequence ATGGCGGAACACGACAAGCAGACCAGCCCGCGGGGACGCGCCATCGGGTTCTGGCTCGGGGCGGGCTGCTTCCTGCTGCTGCTGGCCTTTCCGATCGATCCCGCCAACCTGCCGGCAAGCCGCCTCGCCGCCGTCGCGAGCCTGATGGCGATCTGGTGGGTGAGCAACGCGCTCCCGCTCTTCGCGACCGCCATTCTTCCGCTGGTGCTCTTTCCGCTCTTCGGCATCATGTCCGGGAACGACGTGGCCCCGGTCTACTTCAACAGCACGATCGTCCTCTTCCTGGGAGGGTTCATGATCGCGCTGACCATGGAGCGGTGGAATCTCCACAAGCGCATTGCCCTCGGCATCATCCACGCCGTGGGAGGCGGGCCGGCGCGCATCATCCTGGGCTTCATGGTGGCAGCCGCCTTTCTCTCCATGTGGATCTCCAACACCGCCACCGCGGTGATGATGGTGCCGATCGGGCTCGCGATGGTGCTTCAGGTCGAAGAGACCGCCGGCACGACGCACTCGCGCACGTTCACCATCGCCCTCATGCTGGGCATCGCCTACGGCTGTTCGATGGGCGGGCTGACGACGCTGGTCGGAACACCTCCCAACCTGTCCTTCCAGCGCATCTTCCAGATCATCTTCCCCGAAGCGCCTCCCATCGATTTCGGCACCTGGATCGTGATGGGTCTTCCGATCGGTGTCACGATGATCGGGGTGGCCTGGCTGCTGCTCACCCAGGTCCTCTACCGTCCATCGCCGGAAGTCCGGATCGAGAGGGATGTCCTCGAGCGCGAACGCGCCGGCCTGGGCCCGATCTCCTTCGAGGAGCGCTCCGTGGCGATCGTCTTCGCCATGACCGCCCTGCTGTGGGTCTTCAGACGGGATCTGGAGCTCGGTTTCGCGACCGTCCCCGGATGGTCGAACCTGCTTCCCTACGCCGGCATGATCGACGACGGCACCGTTGCCATCGCCATGGCCTCGGTGCTCTTCTTCATCCCGACCCGAAACAGGGCGCCGCGCACTGTGGGCGTCGGGGCCGGGCGCGCGATCCCGAAGTGGCTGGGGGCGCTTGGCTGGGCCGTCCGTTTCGGCACCGCGAACCGCGTGATGGGCGCGGAGGTGATTCCTCGCCTGCCCTGGAACATCGTGCTGCTCTTCGGAGGCGGATTCGCCCTTGCAGCCGGCTTCCAGGGGACGGGGCTCGCGAACATCATCGGCAATCAGTTCCAGGGCCTCGGCGGGCTGCCGGACTTCGCCGTCATCCTCCTGGTGTGCCTCACGCTGACCTTCCTTACCGAGCTGACCAGCAACCTGGCCACCACGGAGATGATCCTCCCGATTCTCGCCTCCGTCGCGGTGCTGACCGGAATGAACCCGCTCATGCTGATGGTTCCCGCGACGCTGTCGGCGTCGTGCGCCTTCATGATGCCGGTCGCGACACCCCCCAACGCCATCGTCTTCGGCAGCGACCGCATCTCGGTGGGGGAGATGGCGCGCGCGGGCATCGTCCTGAACCTGATCGGGGCGCTGGTGATCGCCACGGTGGTGCTGACGCTGGGAGAGACCGTCTTCGGCATCGAATCAGGCGTGATGCCGGACTGGGCGACGGAGGCTGCCGCCGGGGAGGTCGGCGGCTGA
- a CDS encoding SLC13 family permease, protein MADHRPPTSRRTQAIGFWLGLGCFLLLLAFPVDPDNGPASGLAAVVSLMAIWWVSNALPLFATAILPLVLFPLLGIMSGNDVAPVYFNGTIVLFLGGFMIALSMQRWNLHKRIALGIIHAVGGGPSRIILGYMVAAAFLSMWIANTATAVMMVPIGLAMVLQVEETAGVKHSRTFTVALMLGIAYACSMGGVTTLVGTTPNLSFQRIFQIIFPEAPPIEFGTWMVLATPVGITMVAVCWFILTQVLYRPSPEVQIDRDVLERERAGLGPISFEERSVLVVFTITAVLWIFRRDLELGFGTIPGWSNLLPFPEMIDDGTVAITMAAVLFFIPSRNQPPRAASEAVAGPTRRWPRPLRRAARFATANRVMGAEVIPRLPWNIVLLFGGGFALAAGFTDTGLANIIGNQFQGLGGLPPIVVILLVCLTLTFLTELTSNLATTEMILPILASVAVVTEMNPLTLMLPATLSASCAFMMPVATPANAIVFGSDRISVGQMARAGIMLNLIGVIVVTTVVMLLGEAVFDFDRGVMPDWATDAAAAEVGG, encoded by the coding sequence ATGGCGGACCATCGACCACCGACCAGCCGGCGGACGCAGGCGATCGGCTTCTGGCTCGGCCTGGGCTGCTTCCTCCTGCTGCTGGCCTTTCCGGTGGATCCGGACAACGGACCCGCAAGCGGCCTCGCCGCGGTTGTGAGCCTGATGGCGATCTGGTGGGTGAGCAACGCGCTGCCGCTCTTCGCGACCGCTATTCTGCCGCTGGTGCTCTTCCCCCTGCTCGGCATCATGTCCGGGAACGACGTCGCGCCGGTCTATTTCAACGGCACGATCGTCCTCTTCCTGGGAGGCTTCATGATCGCGCTCTCCATGCAGAGGTGGAACCTGCACAAGCGCATAGCCCTGGGCATCATCCACGCGGTGGGCGGCGGACCCTCGCGCATCATCCTGGGCTACATGGTCGCGGCCGCGTTCCTCTCCATGTGGATCGCCAACACCGCCACCGCCGTGATGATGGTGCCCATCGGGCTCGCGATGGTGCTCCAGGTCGAGGAAACCGCCGGCGTCAAACACTCCCGCACGTTCACCGTCGCCCTCATGCTCGGCATCGCCTACGCCTGTTCGATGGGCGGCGTGACGACGCTGGTCGGAACCACTCCCAACCTGTCCTTCCAGCGCATCTTCCAGATCATCTTCCCCGAAGCACCCCCGATCGAGTTCGGCACCTGGATGGTGCTGGCCACGCCGGTCGGGATCACGATGGTCGCGGTGTGCTGGTTCATCCTTACCCAGGTCCTCTATCGCCCGTCGCCGGAAGTTCAGATCGACCGGGATGTCCTCGAGCGCGAGCGCGCCGGGCTCGGTCCGATCTCTTTCGAGGAGCGTTCCGTGCTGGTCGTCTTCACGATCACCGCAGTGCTGTGGATCTTCCGGCGGGACCTGGAGCTTGGTTTTGGAACCATCCCGGGCTGGTCCAACCTCCTGCCCTTCCCGGAGATGATCGACGACGGCACCGTGGCCATCACCATGGCGGCGGTCCTCTTCTTCATCCCGAGCCGGAACCAGCCCCCGCGCGCGGCGAGCGAGGCGGTCGCCGGCCCCACCCGCAGGTGGCCGCGGCCGCTTCGCCGGGCAGCCCGCTTCGCAACCGCGAACCGGGTCATGGGCGCGGAGGTGATCCCGCGTCTGCCGTGGAACATCGTGCTCCTCTTCGGAGGAGGTTTCGCGCTTGCGGCCGGCTTCACCGACACCGGGCTGGCGAACATCATCGGGAATCAGTTCCAGGGACTCGGCGGGCTGCCGCCCATCGTCGTCATCCTGTTGGTTTGCCTCACGCTCACCTTTCTCACCGAACTGACCAGCAACCTGGCCACCACAGAGATGATTCTCCCGATCCTGGCCTCGGTGGCGGTGGTGACGGAGATGAATCCGCTCACGCTGATGCTCCCCGCGACACTCTCCGCGTCGTGCGCCTTCATGATGCCGGTCGCGACGCCGGCCAACGCCATCGTCTTCGGCAGCGACCGCATCTCGGTCGGGCAGATGGCGCGCGCGGGCATCATGCTGAACCTGATCGGGGTGATCGTGGTCACCACCGTGGTGATGCTGCTGGGAGAGGCGGTCTTCGATTTCGACCGCGGGGTGATGCCCGATTGGGCGACGGACGCGGCTGCCGCGGAGGTCGGCGGTTAG
- a CDS encoding CoA pyrophosphatase, translating into MVAGDDPARQAAVALVVRRDPEPSFLLVRRAHSPRDPWSGQMALPGGRRDPEDIDLRETAVRETREEVGIDLDRSGTLLGRLPDLKPTSRAIPRLVIAPFVFRLSRDADARVASAEIAAVYWVPVADLSAPGARSAVAVETPAGKREFPCYRVEGHPVWGLTYRILQRFLRSRLAELPPVAGDNDQGVVE; encoded by the coding sequence ATGGTGGCCGGGGACGATCCCGCCCGGCAGGCGGCGGTCGCGCTCGTGGTGCGCCGCGATCCGGAGCCGTCCTTCCTGCTCGTGCGCCGGGCGCATTCGCCGCGCGATCCCTGGTCGGGGCAGATGGCGCTCCCCGGGGGGCGCCGGGATCCCGAGGACATCGATCTGCGCGAAACCGCGGTGCGGGAGACGCGGGAGGAGGTCGGGATCGATCTGGATCGCTCGGGCACGCTCCTGGGCCGGCTTCCCGACCTGAAGCCGACATCGCGGGCGATTCCCCGGCTGGTGATCGCCCCTTTCGTCTTTCGCCTGTCGCGCGACGCCGACGCGCGCGTGGCGAGCGCCGAGATCGCCGCAGTATACTGGGTGCCCGTCGCCGACCTCAGCGCTCCCGGGGCGCGCTCCGCGGTTGCGGTGGAGACGCCTGCGGGGAAGCGGGAATTCCCCTGCTACCGCGTCGAGGGCCATCCGGTATGGGGACTCACATACCGAATCCTGCAGCGCTTCCTGCGGAGTCGGCTGGCAGAGCTTCCGCCGGTGGCGGGCGACAACGACCAGGGGGTGGTAGAATGA
- a CDS encoding prolyl oligopeptidase family serine peptidase, whose product MKSLPHNHLLVLLAVGAAWAAEASAQQKPTLTPDDYGQWETLGQATLSPDGLWLAVGISRVNEEAELRIHRTDSDSVVVVPFGRSPQFSDDGAWLAYAIGISPDEREALQERREPVRNDMGLLNLRTGEQETIEDISSFSFSGDGRHLALRRYEPEEQESAGADAIVRSLASGASISFGNVGALAWQDEGHLLAMTVDAEDRVGNGVRLYDPESGRISSLDAGEAEYRRLSWREEAADLVVLKTYTDDEHEDTAHVVLAWRNLDEGDGEALVVDPRESPTLLPGQRVVEHRSPSWSEDGSVLFLGYQERIPVPEDEGEREEEAEGDEEEGDPEGEEDAEGEGDEGEAGDDEEDERAGVEIWHTLDVDPVPQQRVRERQLRQRNQIAAWHLDDGRFLMLGGDRADQTTLLEGGGHVLNRDETPYDVDAMFNQQFYDLYSVDTGSGAESLVRERITLGAQGSPEGRYVVWFEGEDWWSHDLSGGETRNITGGLGGTFVNLDLTPTREQMPAFGLAGWTEDDEAVLINDRWDVWEVQADGSGGRRRTRGAEDEVRYRAMQPDREAEAFDPGEPIYYSTYGQWTKEAGFSRARPGQDLESLIWDDASYGSFGGALRKARDADVFVFRRERFDDSPDYFATGPDLDDASQVTRTNPFQDDYAWGRTELVEYENEWGRRLQGALTYPADYEPGRQYPMIVYHYELLSQGLHQYQVPDPTRYYNQQIWTHEGYFVFRPDVVYRDRRPGQSNVETLRPAVAAVLETGLIDPERIGLIGHSWGGYQTTFFVTQDNLFASAVAGAPLTNLMSMYLSFYWNSGGTDARIFEISQGRMQVPWWEDWDSYFNNSPVHHIENLDTPLLMMFGTEDGAVEFNQGVEFYNAARRAGKHMVMLVYEGENHGLAEEPNQLDYQNRILEWFGHYLKGDPAPDWITKGVPYLLQKDGPRARRRVVS is encoded by the coding sequence ATGAAATCGCTGCCGCACAATCACTTACTCGTTCTCCTGGCCGTCGGCGCCGCGTGGGCCGCGGAGGCATCCGCGCAACAGAAGCCCACGCTCACCCCCGACGACTACGGCCAGTGGGAGACCCTGGGCCAGGCGACGCTCTCGCCCGACGGGCTCTGGCTGGCGGTTGGCATCAGCCGGGTCAACGAGGAAGCCGAGTTGCGCATCCACCGCACCGATTCCGACTCGGTGGTGGTGGTCCCGTTCGGCCGGAGCCCGCAGTTCAGCGATGACGGGGCCTGGCTCGCCTACGCGATCGGCATCTCCCCCGATGAGCGGGAGGCGCTGCAGGAGCGTCGCGAGCCGGTGCGCAACGACATGGGGCTGCTGAACCTGCGCACGGGCGAGCAGGAGACGATCGAGGACATCTCGTCCTTCTCCTTCTCGGGGGACGGGCGCCATCTCGCGCTGCGGCGCTACGAGCCCGAGGAGCAGGAGAGCGCGGGAGCGGACGCCATCGTGCGGAGTCTGGCTTCGGGGGCCTCGATAAGCTTCGGCAACGTCGGCGCGCTCGCGTGGCAGGACGAGGGACATCTGCTGGCGATGACCGTGGATGCCGAAGACCGCGTGGGCAACGGGGTCCGCCTCTACGATCCCGAGTCGGGCCGCATCAGCTCGCTGGACGCGGGCGAGGCCGAGTACCGGCGACTCTCCTGGCGCGAAGAGGCGGCGGATCTGGTCGTGCTCAAGACCTACACGGACGACGAGCACGAGGACACGGCGCACGTCGTGCTGGCATGGCGGAACCTCGACGAAGGCGACGGCGAGGCCCTCGTTGTCGATCCGCGCGAATCCCCGACGCTGCTCCCCGGGCAGCGCGTGGTCGAGCACCGCTCGCCGTCCTGGTCCGAGGACGGATCCGTTCTCTTCCTGGGTTATCAGGAGCGGATCCCGGTGCCGGAGGATGAAGGAGAGCGCGAAGAAGAAGCGGAGGGTGATGAAGAGGAGGGCGATCCCGAGGGCGAAGAGGATGCGGAAGGCGAAGGAGACGAGGGGGAGGCAGGCGACGACGAGGAGGACGAGCGGGCCGGCGTCGAGATCTGGCACACCCTCGATGTCGATCCGGTGCCTCAGCAGAGGGTGCGCGAGCGCCAATTGCGGCAGCGCAACCAGATCGCCGCATGGCACCTGGATGACGGGCGCTTCCTGATGCTCGGCGGCGACCGCGCCGACCAGACAACGCTGCTGGAGGGAGGTGGCCACGTCCTCAACCGCGACGAGACCCCCTACGACGTGGACGCCATGTTCAATCAGCAGTTCTACGACCTGTATTCGGTGGATACGGGCTCTGGCGCGGAGTCGCTGGTCCGGGAGCGGATCACGCTGGGGGCCCAGGGGAGCCCGGAGGGCCGCTACGTGGTGTGGTTCGAGGGCGAGGACTGGTGGAGCCATGACCTCTCCGGCGGGGAGACGCGCAACATCACCGGGGGGCTGGGCGGGACCTTCGTCAACCTGGACCTGACCCCCACCCGGGAGCAGATGCCCGCGTTCGGGCTGGCCGGCTGGACGGAGGACGACGAGGCCGTGCTGATCAACGACCGCTGGGACGTCTGGGAAGTGCAGGCGGACGGCTCGGGTGGCCGCCGCCGGACCCGGGGCGCGGAGGATGAAGTGCGCTACCGCGCCATGCAGCCGGACCGGGAAGCCGAGGCTTTCGACCCCGGCGAGCCCATCTACTACTCCACCTACGGGCAGTGGACCAAGGAGGCGGGATTCTCACGGGCCCGCCCCGGCCAGGACCTCGAATCCCTTATCTGGGACGACGCCTCCTACGGCTCCTTCGGCGGCGCCCTGCGAAAGGCCCGGGACGCCGACGTCTTCGTCTTCCGGCGCGAGCGCTTCGACGATTCACCGGACTACTTTGCGACCGGGCCGGATCTCGACGACGCGAGCCAGGTCACGCGCACCAACCCCTTCCAGGACGACTATGCCTGGGGACGCACCGAGCTCGTTGAGTACGAGAACGAGTGGGGACGGCGCCTGCAGGGAGCGCTGACTTATCCCGCCGACTACGAGCCGGGCCGGCAGTACCCGATGATCGTCTATCACTACGAGCTGCTGTCGCAGGGACTGCACCAGTACCAGGTGCCGGATCCGACCCGCTACTACAACCAGCAGATCTGGACCCACGAGGGGTACTTCGTCTTCCGCCCGGACGTCGTCTACCGCGACCGCCGGCCGGGACAGTCCAACGTGGAGACGCTGCGCCCCGCGGTGGCGGCCGTGCTGGAGACGGGGCTGATCGACCCGGAGCGGATCGGGCTGATCGGGCACTCCTGGGGCGGCTACCAGACGACCTTCTTCGTCACCCAGGACAACCTGTTCGCGAGCGCGGTGGCGGGCGCGCCCCTCACCAACCTCATGAGCATGTACCTGTCGTTCTACTGGAACAGCGGGGGCACCGACGCGCGCATCTTCGAGATCAGCCAGGGACGCATGCAGGTGCCGTGGTGGGAGGACTGGGACTCCTACTTCAACAACTCTCCGGTCCATCACATCGAGAACCTGGACACGCCGCTTCTGATGATGTTCGGGACGGAGGACGGCGCGGTCGAGTTCAACCAGGGGGTCGAGTTCTACAACGCCGCCCGCCGGGCCGGCAAGCACATGGTGATGCTGGTCTACGAGGGCGAGAACCACGGGCTGGCCGAGGAACCCAACCAGCTGGACTACCAGAACCGCATCCTGGAGTGGTTCGGGCACTACCTGAAGGGCGATCCGGCTCCGGACTGGATCACCAAGGGGGTCCCGTACCTCCTGCAGAAGGACGGGCCGAGGGCGCGAAGGAGGGTGGTGAGCTAG